A portion of the Bdellovibrio bacteriovorus genome contains these proteins:
- a CDS encoding MBL fold metallo-hydrolase — protein sequence MSLVVKFWGVRGSLPSAPPPQEWSYHIEGILRNFFSSGYREPSQIAKYLQSMETPLVGGYGVATTCVEIQSPQAQLIIDGGSGIRNLSEAIMKGTTGRSKGPFHIFMTHFHWDHVIGLPFFTPHFIPGCEVHYYGVQPELEKLIRGVFAKPYFPVPFEQLKSKVFFHVLEPRKPYQLEDMTITPYQLDHPDPCWGLKVENGGKAYAHCVDTECTRVTREELAEDLPLYQNIDLMYFDAQYTLPELAEKANWGHSAAQVGLDIALRENIKTVLFAHHDPGARVEQVLELKRQTREYYESREKFASQKDQKLSSVKWDFAHEGLEIYL from the coding sequence ATGTCGCTAGTCGTAAAATTTTGGGGAGTTCGCGGGTCTTTGCCCTCGGCACCACCACCGCAGGAATGGTCATATCATATCGAAGGGATTCTAAGGAATTTCTTTAGTTCCGGTTATCGTGAACCATCACAGATTGCGAAGTACCTGCAAAGCATGGAAACACCGCTTGTCGGGGGCTATGGTGTGGCGACAACGTGCGTGGAAATCCAAAGCCCTCAAGCTCAACTGATCATCGATGGTGGCAGTGGCATTCGCAACTTAAGCGAAGCCATCATGAAGGGAACCACGGGTCGATCTAAAGGTCCTTTCCATATTTTTATGACTCACTTCCATTGGGATCATGTGATCGGTTTGCCATTTTTCACGCCGCATTTTATTCCAGGTTGTGAAGTTCATTATTATGGGGTGCAGCCGGAGCTCGAAAAACTGATTCGTGGGGTTTTTGCCAAGCCCTATTTTCCTGTTCCCTTTGAACAACTTAAATCCAAAGTTTTTTTTCATGTCTTGGAACCGCGCAAACCATACCAGCTTGAAGACATGACCATCACTCCCTATCAATTAGATCATCCAGATCCTTGTTGGGGATTGAAAGTTGAAAACGGTGGTAAGGCCTATGCTCATTGCGTGGATACGGAATGCACGCGCGTGACTCGCGAAGAGCTGGCTGAAGATTTGCCGTTGTATCAGAATATTGACTTGATGTATTTCGATGCGCAGTACACGTTGCCAGAGCTCGCCGAAAAAGCTAATTGGGGTCACAGTGCCGCGCAAGTCGGGCTTGATATTGCCTTAAGAGAAAATATTAAAACTGTGCTTTTTGCCCATCATGATCCAGGTGCAAGGGTTGAACAAGTTTTAGAATTAAAACGTCAAACGCGTGAGTATTACGAATCGCGTGAAAAGTTTGCTTCGCAAAAAGATCAAAAGCTAAGTTCTGTTAAATGGGATTTCGCCCACGAGGGATTAGAGATTTATCTCTAA
- a CDS encoding 2Fe-2S iron-sulfur cluster binding domain-containing protein — protein sequence MKIKIIVGNENKEIESEEGRTLLDLALMAGMAPPYSCMEGHCESCRALVNGKHRLTCQTVPSSMGALEDLVVDYNKG from the coding sequence GTGAAAATTAAAATCATCGTGGGGAACGAAAATAAAGAGATCGAATCGGAAGAGGGCCGGACTTTACTGGACCTGGCGCTAATGGCGGGCATGGCTCCGCCGTATTCTTGCATGGAAGGTCACTGTGAAAGTTGTCGAGCTTTGGTAAATGGGAAGCATCGTCTGACGTGCCAGACTGTACCATCGTCTATGGGGGCGCTTGAGGATCTTGTTGTTGATTACAACAAAGGCTAG
- a CDS encoding sensor histidine kinase has translation MKKEDVASKIVILTTRDNYTGTIKHPYARFGYEEDKSTNEYFSYGSYLLNVYANLKDREYVHEPSRTANIFWIFIFCFCNLSLLMILQQSPKKYIILSFLIIPIEFLMGLLTFYFTNVNFDFSRILVVQLLIQYVGIPVILINYLRRSDAEKIAFQKKAEREKVKMKFALKVAEAEVLMKIAAKVSHDLRGPIMALQIASEYLKGRVEPEVGSLIVESAARVRHIADDTLKAYRNEKSEKILPVVNVLEVLKELIASYRQIYPQVLFHIADDGFFGVQIPFYSLQRSISNILNNAIEAGGTEVSIRIRSFDESVQVIIANNGPQIPDEVRKKLFQERATFGKEAGTGLGLYQVRKEVESYGGSVALDTEEKTAFIISMPKELRPFVVELADNVWVLERNSDVGALLASVPDVQALSISNLNEGREMLRKWTGSEPLVLVDISFEDGENTAFDFLELINGSGLGRVLLFSTIIDHTEIQKIADSYGVQLVEKWRLINSIENLAKP, from the coding sequence GTGAAGAAAGAAGATGTTGCATCCAAGATCGTGATTCTTACGACCCGAGATAACTACACAGGAACCATTAAGCATCCCTATGCGCGGTTTGGTTACGAAGAAGATAAATCCACTAACGAATATTTTTCCTACGGCTCTTATTTATTAAATGTTTACGCAAATCTGAAGGATCGTGAATACGTTCACGAGCCTTCACGGACAGCGAATATTTTCTGGATATTTATATTTTGCTTTTGCAATTTATCTCTTCTAATGATCCTTCAGCAGTCTCCTAAAAAATATATTATACTTTCATTTTTGATTATTCCCATTGAGTTTCTCATGGGGCTGCTGACCTTTTATTTCACCAATGTGAATTTTGATTTTTCTAGAATTTTAGTAGTCCAGCTGTTGATTCAATACGTTGGAATTCCTGTCATTCTAATCAATTATCTTCGCCGTTCCGATGCCGAAAAAATCGCTTTTCAAAAAAAAGCCGAACGAGAAAAAGTAAAGATGAAATTCGCCTTAAAGGTGGCCGAGGCCGAGGTTTTAATGAAAATTGCGGCTAAGGTATCCCATGACTTACGTGGTCCGATAATGGCTCTGCAAATCGCATCCGAGTATTTGAAGGGGCGTGTCGAACCTGAAGTTGGATCATTGATTGTGGAGTCTGCAGCTCGAGTGCGCCATATCGCGGACGATACGCTGAAGGCTTATAGAAACGAAAAGTCAGAAAAAATTTTACCAGTGGTAAATGTATTAGAGGTTTTAAAAGAGTTAATTGCATCATATCGTCAGATTTACCCTCAAGTTTTGTTTCATATTGCGGATGACGGTTTTTTTGGGGTGCAAATTCCTTTTTATAGTTTGCAGCGCTCAATTTCAAACATCCTTAACAACGCCATAGAGGCTGGGGGAACTGAAGTCAGTATTCGTATTAGATCCTTTGATGAATCAGTTCAGGTGATCATCGCCAATAATGGACCTCAAATCCCTGACGAAGTTAGGAAGAAATTGTTTCAGGAGAGAGCGACCTTTGGGAAAGAGGCCGGTACCGGTTTGGGTCTTTATCAAGTTCGAAAAGAAGTTGAAAGCTATGGAGGCTCGGTGGCTTTGGATACGGAGGAAAAAACGGCCTTCATCATATCGATGCCGAAAGAGCTAAGGCCCTTTGTGGTTGAACTAGCTGACAATGTTTGGGTGTTAGAGCGAAATAGTGATGTTGGGGCATTATTGGCATCCGTCCCGGACGTGCAAGCATTATCTATCTCTAATTTGAACGAGGGCAGAGAGATGCTGCGGAAGTGGACAGGATCTGAGCCGCTGGTACTGGTGGATATCTCTTTTGAAGATGGTGAAAACACTGCATTTGACTTTTTGGAACTTATAAACGGCAGTGGCCTTGGGCGAGTCCTTTTATTTTCCACAATTATAGATCATACTGAAATTCAAAAGATTGCCGATTCTTACGGAGTTCAGCTTGTCGAAAAATGGCGTTTAATAAATTCGATCGAAAATCTGGCAAAACCCTAG
- a CDS encoding radical SAM/SPASM domain-containing protein — protein MEQRRFKDIVAFKEGQNAPMAFHARNLEVAEISEELWNQLENGSDASLQAQIEAWELENSPEVLRGKSTRNIRQLILNVTQICNLKCTYCAAGGDGSYGSPQTRINVEKTLPQIKFFLERIAEGETFKIQFLGGEPLLYPDGIQEIGNYVRMIAAERNITAQFGIVTNGTLITDRALEVLTSLNMGVTVSIDGPAEINDRMRPAKNGQGSTAMTLAGLKKLAAVKSSLRHLGVHGVFNTENTDLVAAFEFYRSLNVDSYEFTFAVDENDDDSNRLFVEQMNLVAKKAYAEDGEQGLRKISLFEKYFDALDKQQQTENHCGAGKSFLMIDARNGVFTCPWDVNDKSEKVGQGTIINDSQLEEYAAPLIEKNNCGNCWARFMCGGGCMFIHKQATGNKHKKDGQFCYRTRSLVATALKYYKHSRIAS, from the coding sequence ATGGAACAACGACGTTTTAAAGACATTGTAGCATTCAAAGAAGGACAAAATGCTCCCATGGCTTTCCACGCCCGAAATTTGGAAGTAGCCGAGATCTCTGAAGAGCTTTGGAACCAGCTTGAAAATGGCAGCGATGCTTCCTTGCAGGCCCAAATTGAAGCTTGGGAACTTGAAAACAGTCCAGAAGTTTTGCGCGGAAAAAGCACGCGCAACATTCGCCAGCTTATCTTGAACGTCACCCAAATTTGCAATCTGAAATGTACTTATTGTGCCGCCGGTGGCGATGGCTCTTATGGCTCACCACAAACCAGAATCAATGTTGAAAAAACTTTGCCACAAATTAAATTTTTCCTAGAAAGAATTGCGGAAGGCGAAACCTTCAAAATTCAATTCTTAGGTGGCGAGCCGTTGCTTTATCCAGATGGCATTCAAGAAATCGGCAACTACGTTCGTATGATCGCGGCGGAAAGAAATATCACGGCTCAATTCGGTATTGTGACAAACGGAACACTGATCACGGATCGAGCTTTGGAAGTTTTAACTAGTTTGAACATGGGCGTGACCGTCAGTATCGACGGGCCCGCCGAAATCAACGATCGCATGCGTCCCGCTAAAAACGGACAAGGCAGCACCGCAATGACTTTAGCCGGTCTTAAAAAATTAGCGGCGGTAAAATCGTCTTTACGCCACTTAGGCGTTCACGGTGTCTTTAACACCGAAAATACAGACTTGGTGGCGGCTTTTGAGTTTTATAGATCTTTAAATGTCGACAGTTATGAATTCACCTTCGCGGTGGATGAAAACGATGATGACAGCAATCGCTTATTTGTTGAACAAATGAACTTGGTCGCGAAAAAAGCATATGCCGAAGACGGCGAACAAGGACTTAGAAAAATCAGTCTGTTTGAAAAGTATTTCGATGCTTTAGATAAGCAACAACAGACAGAAAATCACTGTGGCGCGGGAAAATCGTTTTTGATGATCGACGCACGCAACGGTGTATTCACATGTCCTTGGGATGTGAATGATAAATCAGAAAAAGTGGGCCAAGGCACCATCATTAATGATTCACAGCTTGAGGAGTATGCGGCACCACTTATTGAAAAGAACAATTGCGGCAACTGCTGGGCACGTTTTATGTGCGGTGGCGGCTGCATGTTCATTCATAAGCAAGCAACTGGGAATAAACATAAAAAAGACGGCCAATTCTGCTATAGAACCCGCAGTTTGGTCGCAACGGCATTAAAATATTATAAACATAGCAGGATCGCTAGTTAG
- a CDS encoding CHASE2 and HATPase_c domain-containing protein — protein sequence MENQDSLSILKKRNYKALGLQLLVSLGISLILAQIDLQYVESYLYDLRVRSKVINTTTSNIELVYVTPDTIQKLTGFPGAASQGTLISKILAAGPKAIVLDYDLQSAAGSEADKKALENLIASNSSIFVAGKSTPFKGEESELFLKAPFEKIRLTPSPRTTDSVNFAKDGVTRRMLLTYQGRKMLSLQLAELYNPEIKSLNAIRGRFEFYGTDQAYVDFNKAGSYPSTAFENVLGENFDPSQYKDKIVFVGTDLNLDPDDYISSPFDRKVTAMTRIEYQANSIDTLIKNSAPVKVSTYVNWFFIFLASILTLHVVLNLKPTKGLLILVSTLAGFILFCTMAYWAFRLWLPMSGPLLSIFLCYYFFIPYRLIIENRRSWEYYQKNKLLSQVEELKTNFISMMSHDLKTPIARIQGMSDVIIADGNPLSSQQREAVDTIKHSSDDLLKFITAILNYGKIESQGVQLHLQSRDINNLLQEVIRKHEFLAKVKRIQIVSELEPMFPVPVDAELMKQVFSNLVENAIKYSPEDTKIMVSSEESATKVVVQVADQGPGIPQDELANVFMKFFRSKNAKSSPIKGSGLGLYLAKYFTELHHGTIIVESSHGQGATFTVELPMEQGGSHA from the coding sequence ATGGAAAATCAAGACTCACTTAGCATCCTTAAAAAGCGCAATTATAAAGCGCTCGGCTTACAACTGCTTGTAAGCCTGGGGATCTCTTTGATTCTTGCACAGATAGATTTGCAGTATGTCGAAAGCTATCTGTACGACCTTCGCGTTCGCAGTAAAGTTATAAACACAACCACCAGCAATATCGAGCTGGTGTACGTCACCCCGGATACAATTCAAAAGCTGACTGGATTTCCGGGGGCCGCAAGTCAAGGAACGCTGATTAGCAAAATTTTGGCAGCAGGTCCCAAGGCCATTGTCCTTGATTATGACCTTCAGTCTGCTGCAGGCTCCGAGGCTGATAAAAAAGCTTTAGAAAATCTGATTGCCAGCAATTCATCTATTTTTGTCGCTGGTAAATCCACTCCGTTTAAGGGCGAAGAAAGCGAGCTGTTTTTAAAAGCTCCTTTTGAAAAAATCCGCCTGACGCCTTCGCCTCGCACGACGGATTCCGTGAACTTTGCTAAAGACGGCGTTACCCGTCGCATGCTTTTGACCTATCAAGGTCGAAAGATGCTCTCATTGCAATTAGCAGAGCTCTACAATCCAGAGATCAAAAGCCTTAACGCCATTCGTGGTCGTTTTGAGTTTTATGGAACAGATCAGGCGTATGTCGACTTTAACAAAGCCGGCAGCTATCCTTCCACCGCGTTTGAAAACGTGCTAGGTGAAAATTTTGATCCAAGTCAATACAAAGACAAAATCGTTTTTGTCGGTACGGATTTAAATTTAGATCCGGACGACTATATAAGCAGTCCCTTTGACCGCAAAGTAACAGCGATGACGCGTATTGAATACCAAGCTAATAGCATCGACACACTTATTAAGAACTCAGCCCCCGTTAAAGTCAGCACCTATGTAAATTGGTTTTTTATTTTTTTAGCTTCGATCCTGACGTTGCATGTGGTTTTGAATTTAAAGCCGACGAAGGGGCTTTTGATCCTGGTTTCTACTCTAGCGGGATTTATTCTTTTTTGTACCATGGCTTACTGGGCCTTCCGTTTATGGCTGCCGATGTCGGGGCCCTTGCTTTCGATATTTTTGTGTTATTACTTCTTTATCCCCTATCGTTTGATCATCGAAAATCGTCGCAGCTGGGAGTACTATCAAAAGAACAAACTTTTAAGCCAAGTGGAAGAGCTTAAAACGAACTTCATTTCAATGATGTCTCATGATTTAAAAACGCCGATTGCACGCATTCAAGGCATGTCGGACGTTATTATTGCTGACGGCAATCCCCTAAGCAGCCAACAGCGCGAAGCCGTGGATACGATCAAACATTCCTCGGACGATCTTTTAAAATTTATCACCGCGATCTTAAACTACGGGAAGATCGAATCTCAAGGCGTGCAACTTCACTTGCAAAGCCGTGACATTAATAATCTGCTTCAAGAAGTCATCCGTAAGCATGAGTTCTTAGCCAAAGTAAAACGCATTCAAATCGTTTCGGAACTGGAACCTATGTTCCCAGTTCCGGTGGATGCCGAGCTAATGAAGCAGGTCTTTTCAAACTTGGTGGAAAATGCCATCAAGTACAGCCCTGAAGACACGAAAATCATGGTTTCCAGCGAAGAAAGTGCGACCAAAGTAGTCGTGCAAGTCGCTGATCAGGGGCCAGGTATTCCTCAGGACGAACTAGCAAATGTATTTATGAAGTTTTTCCGTTCAAAAAACGCCAAAAGCTCTCCTATCAAGGGTTCGGGGCTGGGCTTGTATCTGGCAAAGTATTTTACGGAGCTTCACCATGGGACGATTATTGTAGAATCTTCCCATGGTCAGGGGGCCACATTTACGGTAGAACTACCGATGGAACAAGGGGGCAGTCATGCTTAA
- a CDS encoding sigma-54-dependent transcriptional regulator, with the protein MLKVLVVDDDQGLRISVKTALTVTQRFAVDEAFDGVNALEKIKASETKYDLVILDVDMPRMNGLEALRQIKEFDPGIIAIIMTAHATLNDAIQAVKDGAYNYLPKPVAGDDLLQLIDKAVNAHNLISNIAASAPVMVEAGRKIIGNTSQMQKVFNIIHRLAKVETPVLIRGASGTGKELVAKAIHYNSARKDEKFVAINCSAIPENLFESELFGHEKGSFTGADQRKIGKFQFAEGGTLFLDEVGDMPQLMQVKILRVLQEKVFTPVGSNREFPTNVRIIAATNRPLEDMIKAGSFREDLFYRLNVVPIFLPALAERKDDMEHMVNIFIKKFNGTHGKRINGIAPDAMSVLKKHTWPGNIRELENVIEHCFVLETSNIITIASLPESLLLATGTNLIEVMAEQNAQDVASAGITAVSQAHSLGDDSDEDADLDSADDGDETPVGFSGNPGLDFNAQKEAFEKEFIIKALKTFRGRINQTALHANIPKKTLLRKIEKYGINAKDYVN; encoded by the coding sequence ATGCTTAAGGTGTTGGTTGTTGATGACGATCAGGGCTTAAGAATTTCAGTAAAAACCGCGCTTACGGTCACGCAAAGATTTGCGGTTGATGAAGCTTTCGACGGCGTGAACGCCTTAGAAAAAATCAAAGCCAGCGAAACCAAGTATGATCTAGTGATTCTTGATGTCGACATGCCTCGCATGAATGGCCTTGAAGCTTTACGCCAGATCAAAGAATTTGATCCCGGCATTATCGCAATCATCATGACCGCTCACGCAACTCTGAATGACGCCATTCAAGCCGTGAAAGATGGTGCTTATAATTATCTGCCAAAACCGGTGGCCGGTGATGATTTATTGCAACTTATCGATAAAGCCGTGAATGCGCACAACTTGATTTCAAATATTGCGGCGTCAGCGCCCGTGATGGTTGAAGCGGGTCGCAAAATCATCGGTAATACTTCGCAAATGCAAAAGGTCTTCAACATCATTCACCGCCTGGCGAAGGTTGAAACCCCGGTTCTTATTCGTGGTGCTTCGGGTACTGGTAAAGAACTTGTGGCAAAAGCCATTCACTACAATTCCGCTCGCAAAGATGAAAAGTTTGTGGCGATCAACTGCTCTGCAATCCCAGAAAATCTTTTTGAATCAGAACTTTTCGGTCACGAAAAAGGTTCTTTCACGGGTGCCGATCAACGTAAAATTGGTAAATTCCAATTCGCCGAAGGCGGAACTTTATTCTTAGATGAAGTGGGCGATATGCCGCAATTGATGCAAGTTAAAATCTTGCGTGTGCTACAAGAAAAAGTATTTACTCCCGTGGGTTCAAATCGTGAATTCCCAACGAATGTTCGTATCATCGCGGCGACAAATCGTCCGTTAGAAGATATGATCAAAGCCGGCTCTTTCCGTGAAGACTTATTTTATCGTTTGAATGTCGTGCCTATTTTCTTGCCTGCTTTGGCAGAACGCAAAGATGATATGGAACATATGGTGAATATATTCATCAAAAAATTCAACGGGACTCACGGAAAACGTATCAATGGGATTGCTCCCGACGCGATGTCTGTTTTGAAAAAACACACATGGCCAGGGAACATCCGTGAACTTGAAAACGTGATCGAGCACTGCTTTGTTCTTGAAACTTCCAACATCATCACCATCGCTTCGTTGCCTGAATCATTGCTTTTAGCAACCGGCACGAACTTAATCGAAGTGATGGCTGAACAAAATGCACAAGACGTGGCTTCAGCGGGTATTACGGCGGTTTCCCAGGCTCATTCATTGGGTGATGATAGTGATGAGGATGCCGATTTAGATTCTGCAGATGATGGCGATGAAACCCCAGTTGGCTTTAGCGGCAACCCGGGACTTGATTTCAACGCCCAAAAAGAAGCGTTTGAAAAAGAATTTATCATCAAAGCGCTTAAGACTTTCCGCGGACGCATCAACCAAACGGCTTTGCATGCGAACATTCCAAAGAAAACTCTTTTACGTAAGATCGAAAAATACGGCATCAATGCCAAAGACTATGTGAACTAA
- the lspA gene encoding signal peptidase II, whose amino-acid sequence MKKKYIWLLLTSGLLIALDQVTKAYVHTHFHLGESVPVITNFFNFTYVRNFGAAFGFLAESHPQFREMFFLAMPPIALIIILGILRSVKEDDTKQILALSSIFGGAIGNYIDRLRFRYVIDFLDFHLYNRWSWPAFNIADMAIVGGVCLLLILMMIEKKKEKEVSKGA is encoded by the coding sequence ATGAAGAAAAAATACATCTGGCTTTTACTGACCTCAGGACTTCTTATTGCTTTAGATCAAGTCACTAAAGCTTATGTCCACACACATTTTCACTTGGGCGAGTCAGTTCCGGTGATTACAAATTTCTTCAACTTCACCTATGTGCGCAACTTTGGCGCGGCATTTGGTTTTTTGGCGGAAAGTCATCCTCAATTCCGCGAGATGTTCTTTCTTGCGATGCCACCCATTGCTTTGATTATCATCTTAGGAATTTTGCGTTCCGTAAAAGAAGATGACACCAAACAGATTTTGGCTTTGTCTTCGATCTTTGGCGGTGCCATCGGAAACTATATTGATCGTTTGCGCTTCCGTTACGTGATCGACTTCTTAGACTTCCATCTTTACAACCGTTGGAGCTGGCCCGCCTTTAACATCGCCGACATGGCGATCGTAGGTGGTGTTTGCTTGTTGTTAATTTTGATGATGATAGAAAAGAAAAAAGAAAAAGAAGTTTCTAAAGGCGCCTAA
- a CDS encoding response regulator transcription factor, whose translation MVLEVKSKNLLLVEDDKGLREVLTEEMQERGVQVQAFSNVPEIAQVQSADWALLDLRVGSENSLEFLRQLKSHFPQVKIVMMSGFGSVASAVKAMQLGAHNFISKPVTVEMILKAFLENDASEIEPVPEQEISLARMEREYIDYVLQTSDGNITQAAKKLGLHRQSLQRKLRKNIPNK comes from the coding sequence ATGGTACTAGAAGTAAAAAGCAAAAACCTATTGCTTGTCGAAGACGACAAAGGCCTGCGCGAAGTTTTGACCGAGGAAATGCAAGAGCGAGGTGTGCAGGTGCAAGCATTTTCTAATGTCCCCGAAATCGCTCAAGTTCAGTCTGCCGATTGGGCGTTGCTAGACTTGCGCGTAGGTTCAGAAAATAGTTTGGAATTTTTACGACAGCTAAAGTCTCATTTTCCCCAAGTAAAAATTGTGATGATGAGTGGCTTTGGCAGCGTGGCTTCTGCAGTGAAGGCCATGCAACTGGGCGCGCATAATTTTATCAGCAAGCCGGTGACCGTTGAAATGATTTTAAAAGCCTTTTTAGAAAACGATGCTTCAGAAATAGAACCCGTGCCGGAACAAGAAATTTCCTTGGCTCGCATGGAGCGAGAGTATATCGACTATGTTTTGCAAACTTCCGATGGCAACATCACTCAAGCGGCCAAGAAATTAGGACTGCATCGTCAAAGCTTGCAGCGCAAACTGCGTAAGAACATTCCGAACAAATAA
- a CDS encoding sensor histidine kinase, with protein sequence MPGLIRFRWIAIVSMCLGILPLLYWGFLPKRNILYFIAVIVLLALFNVIAQGLWPKEGPTRQKHILINLYIDLLAAAGLLFVSGSANNPFISILCIHAFLGGMLLRQKTSPIFGLTVLGLLGILQYETYLDAQTTLGTDDSELFLNFLSQWVLVGASWFVSHYFSRLLAKNEERIRVLQDRQHQADRLKALGALTAGFSHQLATPMNSLKLRMERGLRKLEGIDTSREEFEKAKVSLDECVSVFEHMASVFSRSSQAELQNVELERLVPDLLKVWEKENPTAVVEKMIMNESMPCRLQVLSFSHTFFDLLNNAQEALADTATVYLRLYKDNSWAYLEVTDRGTGLSEEILSRLGEPFVTSKVDGNGLGLYSASMMAQASGGEFKIFNNSSGKGATAQIRLPLED encoded by the coding sequence ATGCCTGGCTTAATTCGATTCCGCTGGATTGCTATTGTTTCTATGTGCTTAGGGATTCTTCCCCTGCTGTATTGGGGTTTTCTTCCCAAGCGCAATATTCTTTATTTTATTGCCGTCATCGTTCTGCTGGCACTTTTTAATGTTATTGCCCAAGGCTTGTGGCCTAAAGAAGGCCCTACACGCCAAAAGCACATCCTAATCAATCTTTATATAGATCTGTTGGCGGCAGCGGGGTTGCTGTTTGTAAGTGGTTCAGCCAACAATCCCTTTATCAGTATTTTATGTATCCATGCTTTCTTAGGCGGTATGCTTTTACGACAAAAAACTTCGCCCATTTTTGGTCTGACGGTTTTGGGTCTTTTAGGAATTCTTCAATACGAGACCTATCTTGATGCGCAAACTACGTTAGGCACGGATGATTCGGAATTGTTTTTAAACTTTCTTTCACAGTGGGTCCTGGTGGGGGCTTCGTGGTTTGTCAGTCATTATTTTTCCCGTTTGTTAGCGAAAAATGAAGAGCGCATTCGCGTTTTACAAGATCGTCAACATCAAGCCGATCGTCTTAAAGCCTTGGGGGCGTTAACAGCAGGATTTTCGCATCAGTTAGCCACACCGATGAATTCTTTAAAACTGCGTATGGAGCGAGGCTTAAGAAAACTTGAAGGCATCGACACATCTCGCGAAGAGTTTGAAAAGGCAAAGGTTTCTTTAGATGAATGCGTGAGTGTGTTTGAACATATGGCTTCCGTTTTTTCTCGTTCGTCCCAAGCAGAGTTACAGAATGTAGAATTGGAACGCTTGGTTCCGGACTTGCTTAAAGTGTGGGAAAAAGAAAATCCGACCGCAGTGGTAGAAAAAATGATCATGAACGAAAGTATGCCTTGTCGCTTGCAGGTTCTTTCGTTTTCGCACACCTTTTTTGATCTTTTAAATAATGCTCAAGAGGCATTGGCTGATACGGCGACCGTCTATTTGCGTCTTTATAAAGACAACAGCTGGGCTTATTTAGAAGTGACCGATCGAGGCACGGGATTGTCTGAAGAAATCTTGTCCCGTTTGGGGGAGCCCTTTGTTACTAGCAAAGTAGATGGCAATGGTTTAGGGCTTTATTCCGCATCTATGATGGCCCAAGCCAGTGGCGGCGAGTTTAAGATTTTTAATAACTCCTCTGGAAAAGGCGCGACGGCGCAGATTCGTCTGCCTTTAGAAGATTAG
- a CDS encoding metal ABC transporter substrate-binding protein, with product MKLFVLSFVFFAFAAQAKIKVVTTTADVAEVVSAIGGDAVEVQTLLRGSEDPHYAEARPDYILKVNRADIVCSQGLGLEVGWLPKVLSKSGNAKIQEGGRGYCVLGKAVKPIDVPTGVINRSMGDVHPEGNPHFNLSLVKLAESGEEVVRVLSAEDPEKASEFQKNYDSLKKRLSNLQAELAKTVKKKKVMEYHKEFTYFFDSYGLESAGSLEEKPGMPPSATRIALVAKQAKENKVVVLFASPSAPHKTLERFTELSGIPTVTVPSYVSTSGDAKSVEALQKLLINSIP from the coding sequence ATGAAACTATTTGTTTTATCTTTTGTATTTTTCGCTTTCGCGGCTCAAGCAAAAATTAAAGTCGTTACCACGACAGCGGATGTGGCGGAGGTCGTCTCCGCCATCGGCGGCGATGCCGTTGAGGTACAAACTCTTTTGCGTGGAAGCGAGGATCCGCATTATGCCGAAGCTCGTCCGGACTATATCTTAAAAGTGAACCGCGCCGACATCGTCTGCTCTCAAGGTTTAGGATTAGAAGTGGGCTGGCTGCCCAAAGTTCTTAGCAAATCCGGAAACGCAAAAATTCAAGAAGGCGGACGCGGCTATTGCGTTTTAGGGAAAGCCGTTAAACCCATTGATGTCCCCACTGGTGTGATCAATCGCTCCATGGGGGACGTTCATCCTGAGGGAAATCCTCATTTTAATTTATCTTTGGTAAAATTGGCTGAATCTGGCGAAGAAGTGGTGCGTGTTCTCAGCGCTGAGGATCCGGAAAAAGCATCTGAGTTTCAGAAAAATTATGATTCATTAAAAAAACGTCTGTCGAACCTACAAGCAGAGTTAGCAAAAACCGTAAAAAAGAAAAAGGTGATGGAATACCACAAAGAATTCACTTACTTCTTTGATTCATACGGTTTGGAATCAGCGGGTTCCTTAGAAGAAAAACCCGGCATGCCGCCATCGGCAACACGTATTGCGCTAGTAGCTAAACAAGCCAAGGAAAACAAAGTCGTAGTTCTTTTTGCTTCACCCTCAGCTCCGCATAAAACACTGGAAAGATTCACCGAGCTTTCGGGCATTCCTACAGTCACCGTGCCCTCCTACGTTTCGACATCAGGGGACGCAAAGTCTGTTGAAGCCTTACAGAAACTGTTGATAAACTCGATTCCATGA